From Electrophorus electricus isolate fEleEle1 chromosome 8, fEleEle1.pri, whole genome shotgun sequence, the proteins below share one genomic window:
- the med30 gene encoding mediator of RNA polymerase II transcription subunit 30 isoform X2 produces the protein MTTQPLAQFSGQQQQAQAARDVNTASLCRIGQETVQDIVLRTMEIFQLLRNMQLPNGVTYHPNTHQDRLGKLQEHLRMLSVLFRKLRLVYDKCNENCAGLDPIPPELIPYVEDDSSKLDERGSSQSRSASEERREVLEVNKKLKQKNQQLKQIMDQLRNIIWEINSMLAVRS, from the exons ATGACAACCCAACCACTTGCCCAGTTCTCCGGGCAGCAGCAACAAGCTCAAGCAGCTCGGGATGTAAACACAGCCTCGTTATGTCGCATTGGACAGGAGACTGTGCAGGATATTGTCTTAAGAACAATGGAAATCTTTCAGCTACTTAGAAACATGCAG CTGCCAAATGGGGTCACATACCATCCTAACACCCATCAGGACCGCCTGGGGAAGCTGCAGGAGCACCTGCGCATGCTGTCTGTTCTCTTCCGTAAACTGCGCCTTGTTTATGATAAATGCAATGAGAACTGTGCTGGTCTGGACCCCATACCACCTGAG CTCATTCCGTACGTGGAGGACGACAGCTCAAAATTGGATGAACGTGGAAGCAGTCAGTCGAGGTCAGccagtgaggagaggagagaggtgctTGAGGTCAACAAG AAACTGAAACAGAAGAACCAGCAACTGAAGCAGATAATGGACCAGCTCAGAAACATCATTTGGGAGATTAACTCCATGCTGGCTGTAAGGAGCTAA
- the med30 gene encoding mediator of RNA polymerase II transcription subunit 30 isoform X1: MTTQPLAQFSGQQQQAQAARDVNTASLCRIGQETVQDIVLRTMEIFQLLRNMQLPNGVTYHPNTHQDRLGKLQEHLRMLSVLFRKLRLVYDKCNENCAGLDPIPPEQLIPYVEDDSSKLDERGSSQSRSASEERREVLEVNKKLKQKNQQLKQIMDQLRNIIWEINSMLAVRS; encoded by the exons ATGACAACCCAACCACTTGCCCAGTTCTCCGGGCAGCAGCAACAAGCTCAAGCAGCTCGGGATGTAAACACAGCCTCGTTATGTCGCATTGGACAGGAGACTGTGCAGGATATTGTCTTAAGAACAATGGAAATCTTTCAGCTACTTAGAAACATGCAG CTGCCAAATGGGGTCACATACCATCCTAACACCCATCAGGACCGCCTGGGGAAGCTGCAGGAGCACCTGCGCATGCTGTCTGTTCTCTTCCGTAAACTGCGCCTTGTTTATGATAAATGCAATGAGAACTGTGCTGGTCTGGACCCCATACCACCTGAG CAGCTCATTCCGTACGTGGAGGACGACAGCTCAAAATTGGATGAACGTGGAAGCAGTCAGTCGAGGTCAGccagtgaggagaggagagaggtgctTGAGGTCAACAAG AAACTGAAACAGAAGAACCAGCAACTGAAGCAGATAATGGACCAGCTCAGAAACATCATTTGGGAGATTAACTCCATGCTGGCTGTAAGGAGCTAA